TGATCCCCATTTCCGGGGATTCAAGCAATGTGATTTCAATCCCGCCTTGCCCTGCGAGACGGAAAAAGCGCGCGAGATAGGCCGCGGTCAGCCATCCTGCAGTTCCACCCCCGACGATCAATATTCTGTGCTTGCAAGCCATCACCGAAGGATAGCGCAAGCCGGTGCCGAGGTGAACGGCCGATCAGTCAATCTGTATTGCGATACGCTGAGTCCATATCAGCGCGCATCGGAATCGATGTTGAGGCTGGATGTGCTGCGGCCGCCTCAAAGAAGGCGGCTTCTTCAAGCCGATATCGCTCGTAAAACCCGCCGGGCATAGACGGTGATGATGGCGAAGCAGATGGCGGGCAGCAGCATGGCGAGCGGCAGGCTACCCGCTTCGACCGACACCAGCCCCATCAGCGGCGGGAAGATGGCGCCGCCGATAATGGCCATGATGATGCATGAGGAGCCCAGCGGTCTGGCGGTTCCGAGGCCTTCGACGCCCAGGGCGAAGATGGTTGGGAACATGATCGACATGAAGAAGCTTACGAGGATCAACGCACCCAGCGCGGTCCAGCCCGAAGCAAGAGCCGCAACGGTACAAAGTACGGTATTGACCAGGGCATAGCTGCCCAGCAGCGTCGCAGGGCGCACTCGCGTCATGATCGCCGTCCCCGAAAAGCGACCGATCATGAAGAGAACCAGGCTGGCCGAAAGCAGAAAGGCCGCGTGCCGTTCAGAGATCCAGGGGGTTACATCCTTCACGAAGTCAATGAAATAGCTCCAGATTCCAACCTGCGCACCGACATAGAAAAATTGTGCGACGACCGCGCCGGTAAGTGGCCGATGTCGTGCGATTTTCCGGAACTGCATGAGCAACGGCGTATCATCCCTGGCCTCGCGCGCTTCGGGCATCCGCGCGACGGCAACGGCGATGGCGATGGCCAGCGCGGCCAGAGCGAGCAGCAGATAGGGAAGCTGTACGGTCGTCGCCTCGCTGGCGCGGTAGGTGGCCAGTTCGGTTGCGCTCATCGCGCGCAATGTTGTGTCCGAATGTTCGACGCCGGAGAAGATCAGCAAGCCGCCGATGACCGGTGCGAGACATGCGCCG
This genomic stretch from Sphingobium sp. BYY-5 harbors:
- the fucP gene encoding L-fucose:H+ symporter permease, with translation MSESVEGTGRSFILPSYRWGFALIVSLFFLWALANNFNDILIRQFQKSLGLDRAQAGFIQFVFYIGYFVVALPAGLAMRRLGYRTGILIGLALYAVGALLFFPASLMLSFNMFLFALFVIAAGAACLETTANAYVGFFGDPATAVQRLNLAQAFNGLGACLAPVIGGLLIFSGVEHSDTTLRAMSATELATYRASEATTVQLPYLLLALAALAIAIAVAVARMPEAREARDDTPLLMQFRKIARHRPLTGAVVAQFFYVGAQVGIWSYFIDFVKDVTPWISERHAAFLLSASLVLFMIGRFSGTAIMTRVRPATLLGSYALVNTVLCTVAALASGWTALGALILVSFFMSIMFPTIFALGVEGLGTARPLGSSCIIMAIIGGAIFPPLMGLVSVEAGSLPLAMLLPAICFAIITVYARRVLRAISA